One Robbsia sp. KACC 23696 DNA segment encodes these proteins:
- a CDS encoding efflux RND transporter permease subunit: MNMSRLFIMRPIGTTLLALGIALSGIFAFFKLPVAPLPQVDLPTIVVQAQMAGASPETMATSVASPLERRLGAIADVTEMTSMSNTSQSRVILQFNLSRDINGAARDVQSAINAARADLPTSLRSNPTYRKFNPASSPILLVGLSSDTLSAGQLYDQADTEVAQALLQIEGVGNVDIAGSALPAVRAEMDPQKLFHYGIGFEDVRAALAAANANSPKGGFDAGDHRYQVYTNDQATKAAQYRDMVVAYRNNAPIRLSDLGQVVDSVEDVNNLGLSNGKNAVILIVFPQPGANLIDTVKRIRARMPSLVAGLPSDVDVKLTQDRTTTIAASLHDTELTLLIAVVLVVLVVFAFLQDWRAVVIPAVAVPISIIGTFGAMYLLGYTLDILSLMALTIATGFVVDDAIVVLENIARHVERGMTRRAAALLGAQEIGPTVLSITLSLIAVFLPILLMSGIVGRLFREFAVTLAVSIGISMLVSLTVTPMMCALLLSHRKPGEEGKPGLWRRLGNTLNRWGAKSIDWYAETLLWALDHRKTIMLVLLATIGLNVYMYAKIPKGFFPDEDTGRLIGGIQADQNVSFQAMQGKFREVMKIVQSDPAVENVVGSTGGTGSQTNGGRVFVELKPRRQRDVSASEVIARLRPKLDHVAGIRLFLQSAQDIRTGGRQSNALYQYTLLGDSTTELYAWTNKLVTALQARPELADVNSDLQQKGLETDITIDRATAARYGIEPAQIDNTLYDAFGQRQVSTIYNAMNQYHVILTVGSKYWQSPDILKQIYISTSGNTSGTSSTNSTLNSTGTSSSSGASSQSSSSTTGADSITSQQSSLASAVQNQQTNSIASTGKSSSSTGSAVSTTAETMVPLSAIAHFSTGNTPLSVNHQGQFVATTISFNLPVGGNLAEAIVLIQQTMQQIGVPGTIQGSAAGTAMTAQQSQSDMPLLILAAIAAVYIVLGVLYESYLHPLTILSTLPSAGVGALLALRLFNIDFGIIALIGVILLIGIVKKNAIMMIDFALSAARIPGTDPRTAIYQACRLRFRPIMMTTLAAILGAVPLTLTLGEGSEMRQPLGVSIVGGLIVSQVLTLYTTPVVYLMLERAKSRTQAWRDRRRRRRDQRRRDMLASD; this comes from the coding sequence ATGAATATGTCGCGGCTTTTCATCATGCGACCGATCGGCACGACCTTGCTGGCGCTGGGCATCGCGCTGTCCGGCATCTTCGCGTTTTTCAAGTTGCCGGTCGCGCCATTGCCCCAGGTGGACCTGCCGACGATCGTCGTGCAGGCGCAGATGGCGGGCGCCAGTCCGGAAACGATGGCGACCAGCGTCGCCAGCCCGCTCGAACGTCGCCTCGGCGCGATTGCCGACGTCACTGAAATGACGTCGATGAGCAATACCAGCCAGTCCCGGGTAATCCTGCAGTTCAATCTGAGCCGCGATATCAACGGCGCCGCGCGCGATGTCCAGTCGGCCATCAATGCCGCGCGCGCCGACCTGCCGACGAGCCTGCGCTCGAATCCGACCTATCGCAAATTCAATCCGGCCTCGTCGCCGATCCTGCTGGTGGGTTTGTCCTCGGACACGCTCTCCGCGGGACAGCTCTATGACCAGGCCGATACCGAGGTGGCGCAGGCGCTGCTGCAGATCGAAGGCGTCGGCAATGTGGACATCGCCGGCAGCGCCCTGCCCGCCGTTCGCGCCGAGATGGACCCGCAGAAACTGTTCCATTACGGCATCGGTTTCGAGGACGTGCGCGCGGCGCTGGCCGCCGCCAATGCGAACAGCCCGAAAGGCGGCTTCGATGCGGGCGACCATCGTTATCAGGTCTATACCAACGACCAGGCGACGAAGGCGGCGCAATATCGCGACATGGTGGTGGCCTATCGCAACAACGCGCCAATCCGCCTGAGCGATCTCGGACAGGTTGTCGACTCGGTCGAGGATGTCAACAATCTCGGTCTGTCGAACGGCAAAAACGCGGTGATCCTGATCGTCTTCCCGCAACCGGGCGCGAACCTGATCGATACGGTCAAGCGCATCCGCGCGCGGATGCCATCGCTCGTCGCCGGATTGCCAAGCGATGTCGACGTGAAGCTGACGCAAGATCGCACGACGACGATCGCCGCCTCGCTGCACGACACGGAGCTGACGCTGCTGATCGCCGTGGTGCTCGTCGTGCTGGTGGTGTTCGCTTTCCTGCAGGACTGGCGCGCGGTGGTGATCCCGGCGGTGGCCGTGCCGATCTCGATCATCGGCACGTTCGGCGCGATGTATCTGCTGGGCTATACGCTCGACATTCTGTCCTTGATGGCGTTGACGATCGCTACCGGCTTCGTCGTCGACGACGCCATCGTCGTGCTGGAAAATATCGCGCGCCATGTCGAACGCGGCATGACGCGTCGCGCCGCCGCCCTGCTGGGCGCGCAGGAAATCGGGCCGACCGTGCTGTCGATCACGCTGTCGCTGATCGCGGTCTTCCTGCCGATCCTGCTGATGTCCGGCATCGTCGGCCGCTTGTTCCGCGAGTTCGCCGTGACGCTGGCGGTCTCGATCGGCATTTCGATGCTCGTCTCGCTGACGGTCACGCCGATGATGTGCGCGCTGCTGCTCTCGCATCGCAAGCCTGGCGAGGAAGGCAAACCCGGCCTGTGGCGCCGTCTCGGCAATACGCTGAACCGCTGGGGCGCGAAGTCGATCGATTGGTATGCGGAAACGCTGCTCTGGGCGCTCGATCATCGCAAGACGATCATGCTGGTGCTGCTCGCCACCATCGGCCTGAACGTCTATATGTACGCGAAGATTCCCAAGGGCTTCTTCCCGGACGAGGATACCGGACGCCTGATCGGCGGCATCCAGGCCGATCAGAACGTGTCGTTCCAGGCCATGCAGGGCAAGTTCCGCGAAGTGATGAAGATCGTGCAGTCGGATCCTGCCGTGGAGAATGTGGTGGGCTCCACCGGCGGTACCGGTTCGCAGACGAACGGCGGGCGGGTCTTCGTCGAATTGAAGCCGCGCCGGCAACGCGATGTCAGCGCCAGCGAAGTCATCGCGCGACTGCGGCCGAAGCTCGATCACGTAGCGGGGATTCGCCTCTTCCTGCAATCGGCACAGGACATTCGCACCGGCGGTCGCCAGAGCAATGCGCTGTATCAATACACCTTGCTCGGCGATTCCACCACCGAACTGTATGCATGGACCAATAAGTTGGTGACGGCGCTGCAGGCGCGACCCGAATTGGCCGATGTGAACTCGGACCTGCAACAGAAGGGCTTGGAGACCGATATCACGATCGACCGTGCGACGGCGGCCCGCTACGGCATCGAGCCAGCGCAGATCGACAACACCTTGTACGACGCATTCGGTCAACGCCAGGTATCGACGATCTATAACGCGATGAATCAGTATCACGTGATTCTGACCGTCGGCAGCAAGTATTGGCAGAGCCCCGACATTCTGAAGCAGATCTATATCAGTACGTCCGGGAACACCAGCGGCACCAGCTCGACGAACTCGACGCTGAACTCGACCGGCACCTCTTCATCGTCTGGTGCTTCGTCGCAGTCGAGCAGCAGTACGACCGGGGCGGATTCGATTACGTCGCAGCAAAGCTCGCTGGCCAGCGCCGTGCAGAACCAGCAGACCAATTCGATTGCCTCCACTGGCAAATCGAGTTCGTCGACCGGGTCCGCGGTCAGTACGACGGCGGAGACGATGGTGCCGTTGTCGGCCATCGCTCACTTCAGTACCGGTAACACGCCGCTGTCGGTCAATCATCAGGGCCAGTTCGTCGCCACCACCATTTCGTTCAACTTGCCGGTAGGCGGCAATCTGGCCGAAGCGATCGTCCTGATCCAGCAGACCATGCAGCAGATCGGCGTGCCGGGAACGATTCAGGGCTCGGCAGCCGGCACGGCGATGACCGCGCAGCAGTCGCAATCGGATATGCCGTTGCTGATCCTGGCCGCGATCGCAGCGGTGTATATCGTGCTCGGCGTCCTCTACGAGAGCTATCTGCATCCGCTGACGATCCTGTCGACGCTGCCCTCGGCAGGGGTTGGCGCCTTGTTGGCACTGCGGCTTTTCAATATCGATTTCGGCATCATCGCGCTGATCGGCGTGATCCTGTTGATCGGTATCGTGAAGAAGAACGCCATCATGATGATCGACTTCGCGCTGAGCGCGGCGCGGATACCCGGGACCGATCCGCGTACCGCGATCTACCAGGCCTGCCGCCTGCGCTTCCGCCCGATCATGATGACGACGCTGGCGGCCATCCTCGGGGCCGTGCCGCTAACGCTGACACTCGGCGAAGGCTCGGAGATGCGCCAGCCTTTGGGGGTATCGATCGTCGGCGGCCTGATCGTCAGCCAGGTGCTGACGCTCTACACCACGCCGGTCGTCTATCTGATGCTGGAACGCGCCAAGTCGCGCACGCAGGCCTGGCGCGATCGTCGCAGGCGGCGCCGTGACCAGCGGCGGCGCGATATGCTTGCGTCCGATTAA
- a CDS encoding cisplatin damage response ATP-dependent DNA ligase yields the protein MKAFSTLYTTLDASTATHDKHDALRAYFASAEPADAAWAAYFLAGGKPRQVVPTRLLRTLAQQRAGLTEWLFDECYDTVGDLAETIAHVLPPPTSDEDVPLSVWITDRLLPLRGAAPEIVAEALFGYWDRLDWSGRFLLTKLIGGGFRVGVSRQLVIRALADIAGIDQKRIAHRMVGWTDSKRTPTAARFLALIAREGSIDPGALTESADVRVEDDHATLQPGLPFAASQGGALSDAGTASPLSEEDLGLPYPFFLAQPLAGDIDDAAAIAHKLGERADWQAEWKWDGIRTQLVKRGGQTWLWSRGEELITDRFPEITAAATALPDGTVLDGEIVAWPPEASSPAPFAQLQPRITRKTVSKKILAESPARYLVYDLLEDAGHDLRERPLAERRTALEALPNVFPADAAAVGTMPPTITLPALVGAPQWASLAAMRDESRARGVEGIMLKHRHSRYGVGRTRVDGEWYKWKVAPYTVDAVLLYAQAGHGRRANLYTDYTFAVWDRPPGAADRALVPFTKAYSGLTDAEIKRVDAIVRNTTIEKFGPVRSVRPTLLFEIAFEGIARSPRHKSGIAVRFPRMLRWREDKPIEEADTLHTLQALLPIGEQHGTAPESTPASDTDIDTETNADADVARPDRTAV from the coding sequence ATGAAAGCCTTCTCGACGCTTTACACGACGCTGGATGCGAGTACGGCAACGCATGACAAGCACGACGCCTTGCGCGCGTATTTCGCCTCGGCCGAACCGGCCGATGCAGCGTGGGCCGCCTATTTTCTCGCCGGCGGCAAACCGCGACAGGTCGTGCCGACGCGCCTGCTCCGTACGCTGGCGCAACAGCGTGCCGGATTGACGGAATGGCTCTTCGACGAGTGTTACGACACCGTGGGCGACCTTGCCGAAACGATCGCGCACGTGCTGCCGCCACCGACATCGGATGAGGACGTCCCCCTCTCCGTCTGGATCACCGACCGCCTGTTGCCACTGCGTGGCGCGGCGCCCGAGATCGTGGCGGAAGCGCTGTTCGGCTATTGGGATCGACTCGATTGGTCAGGTCGATTCTTGTTGACCAAACTGATCGGCGGCGGCTTTCGGGTAGGTGTCTCGCGTCAGTTGGTCATTCGCGCGCTGGCCGATATTGCCGGCATCGACCAGAAACGCATTGCCCATCGCATGGTCGGATGGACCGACAGCAAACGCACGCCCACCGCGGCCCGCTTCCTGGCTCTGATCGCGCGCGAGGGCTCGATCGATCCTGGCGCGCTGACCGAAAGCGCCGATGTCCGCGTCGAGGACGATCACGCGACGTTGCAGCCGGGTCTGCCGTTCGCCGCGTCGCAGGGCGGCGCCCTTTCCGACGCCGGCACGGCATCGCCGCTGAGCGAGGAAGACCTGGGTCTGCCCTATCCATTCTTTCTCGCCCAACCGCTGGCCGGCGATATCGACGATGCCGCCGCGATCGCACACAAACTCGGCGAGCGGGCCGATTGGCAGGCGGAATGGAAATGGGACGGCATCCGCACGCAATTGGTCAAGCGCGGCGGGCAAACCTGGCTCTGGTCGCGGGGGGAGGAGCTGATCACCGATCGTTTCCCCGAGATCACCGCCGCGGCCACGGCACTCCCCGACGGTACCGTACTCGATGGCGAGATCGTTGCCTGGCCGCCGGAAGCGTCGAGCCCGGCACCGTTCGCACAACTGCAACCGCGCATCACGCGCAAGACCGTCAGCAAGAAGATCCTCGCCGAATCGCCGGCCCGCTATCTCGTGTACGACCTGTTGGAAGACGCCGGTCACGATCTGCGAGAGCGTCCGCTCGCCGAACGTCGGACGGCACTGGAGGCCCTGCCGAACGTCTTTCCGGCGGACGCCGCCGCAGTCGGCACGATGCCCCCTACGATCACGCTGCCGGCACTGGTCGGCGCGCCGCAATGGGCGAGCCTTGCCGCCATGCGCGATGAAAGCCGGGCACGCGGCGTCGAGGGCATCATGCTGAAACATCGGCACAGCCGCTATGGCGTAGGCCGCACGCGCGTCGATGGCGAATGGTACAAGTGGAAGGTCGCGCCCTACACGGTCGATGCCGTGCTGTTGTATGCGCAAGCCGGCCACGGTCGGCGCGCGAATCTATACACCGACTACACCTTTGCCGTGTGGGATCGACCGCCAGGCGCGGCAGACCGTGCATTGGTGCCTTTTACAAAGGCTTATTCCGGCTTGACCGACGCGGAAATCAAACGCGTCGATGCCATCGTGCGCAATACGACGATCGAGAAATTCGGTCCGGTGCGCAGCGTGCGGCCCACGCTGCTTTTCGAGATCGCCTTCGAGGGCATCGCGCGCAGTCCGCGGCATAAATCCGGCATTGCGGTCCGCTTTCCACGGATGCTGCGATGGCGCGAAGACAAGCCGATCGAAGAGGCCGACACCTTGCACACGTTGCAAGCCTTGTTGCCGATCGGCGAGCAGCACGGTACGGCGCCTGAAAGCACGCCCGCCTCCGACACCGATATCGACACGGAAACCAACGCCGACGCCGACGTCGCGCGGCCGGATCGGACGGCCGTATGA
- a CDS encoding NAD(P)/FAD-dependent oxidoreductase → MSIDRSAAADAAHHAASPASDGSPTASPVPHTHADAAPSATYPADETDAGRQGAARKVDVLIIGAGPVGLFAAFQAGVLGLSCEIVEALDEPGGQCTELYPDKPIYDIPALPVCTARELVSRLLEQARPFGAPIHLGQQAVSLRAAPTQDSAAEKPAPEPAAAGAVTESHRIVVETDRGLTFDAAAVLLCAGNGAFVPQRVSGPASEVADRLEGHAVHYAVRDIARFQGQRVVIAGGGDSALDWALALRDVAKTLTLVHRRDTFRAADASVAALREAVAREEISLRIGTIGALHAQETEASPHSLAAVTVTQRDGAYIVDADQLVVLYGLVAALGPISGWGLEIAGGRTTVDPLHYETSIPRVYAAGDIAGYGNKQKLILSGFHEAALALRHAYRHARPDKSRTHIHSSYDARLAALIQPEEAAADRSDG, encoded by the coding sequence ATGAGCATAGATCGCAGTGCCGCGGCAGACGCCGCCCACCACGCCGCTTCACCGGCATCCGACGGTTCGCCGACCGCATCGCCCGTGCCGCATACGCACGCCGACGCGGCGCCGTCCGCGACCTATCCGGCAGACGAGACCGACGCGGGCCGCCAGGGTGCGGCGCGAAAGGTCGATGTCCTGATCATCGGGGCCGGTCCGGTCGGCTTGTTTGCCGCCTTCCAGGCCGGCGTGCTCGGCTTGTCCTGCGAGATCGTCGAGGCACTCGACGAACCGGGCGGCCAATGTACGGAACTCTATCCGGACAAGCCGATCTACGACATCCCGGCCCTGCCCGTCTGTACGGCGCGAGAACTGGTGTCACGCCTGCTCGAACAAGCGCGGCCCTTCGGCGCGCCGATCCATCTGGGACAACAGGCGGTCTCGTTGCGCGCCGCGCCGACGCAAGATTCGGCGGCGGAGAAGCCTGCACCCGAGCCGGCAGCGGCAGGCGCGGTGACCGAATCGCATCGCATCGTGGTCGAGACCGATCGCGGGCTGACGTTCGATGCGGCGGCCGTGCTGCTTTGCGCCGGCAATGGCGCGTTCGTCCCGCAGCGGGTGTCCGGCCCCGCCAGCGAGGTGGCGGACCGCCTCGAAGGCCATGCGGTGCACTATGCCGTCCGCGACATCGCGCGCTTTCAGGGGCAACGCGTGGTAATCGCCGGGGGCGGCGATTCGGCTCTGGACTGGGCGCTGGCGCTGCGCGATGTGGCGAAGACGCTGACGCTCGTGCATCGGCGCGATACCTTCCGTGCCGCCGACGCGTCGGTCGCGGCGTTGCGCGAGGCAGTCGCGCGCGAGGAGATCTCGCTACGCATCGGCACGATTGGTGCGTTGCATGCGCAAGAAACGGAGGCATCGCCGCACTCGCTGGCGGCCGTCACCGTGACGCAACGGGACGGAGCGTATATCGTGGACGCCGATCAGCTCGTCGTTCTGTATGGATTGGTCGCCGCACTCGGTCCGATCAGCGGCTGGGGGCTCGAGATCGCGGGCGGTCGCACGACCGTCGATCCCTTGCATTACGAAACGTCGATACCACGCGTCTATGCGGCCGGCGATATCGCCGGGTACGGCAATAAGCAGAAGCTGATCCTGTCGGGTTTTCACGAAGCGGCGCTGGCCTTGCGACACGCCTATCGCCATGCACGCCCGGACAAGTCGCGCACCCATATCCACTCGAGTTATGACGCGCGTCTGGCCGCCTTGATTCAGCCGGAGGAAGCCGCGGCAGATCGATCGGACGGCTGA
- a CDS encoding MdtB/MuxB family multidrug efflux RND transporter permease subunit, producing MNPSRIFILRPVGTALLMAAIMLAGLLGLHFLPISALPQVEYPTIQVQTLYPGASPEVMTTSVTAPLERQFGQMASLNQMYSQSSAGASVITLQFALDMPIDIAEQEVQAAINAAGNLLPSDLPAPPIYAKVNPADAPIMTLALTSKTLPMSKVEDLADTRMAQKISQVGGVGLVSVGGGLRPSVRIQANPRALASYGLNLDDLRTTLANLNVNTPKGSFDGPTRSYTINANDQLQDPAEYDKAVIAYRSGRPVMLRDVATVTSGPENRYLASWMNGTPAIIMNIQRQPSANVIQTAAGIQALLPKLKATLPADIDVHVLSDQTGSIKASVRDVQFELLLSIALVVAVIYVFLGSLTATLIPSLSVPLSLVGTLGVMYLFGFSLDNLSLMALTIATGFVVDDAIVMIENIARFVEEGDTPLHAALKGARQIGFTIISLTVSLLAVLIPLLFMGDVVGRLFYEFAVTLAVTIVISAVVSLTLVPMLCAKLLRPAPSHDRDADGALLPRKPSRFERASHRFFERMIGGYDRMLKVVLDHQPLTLLVAVVTLVLTVILYIVVPKGFFPVQDTGQIQATSVAGQSISFKAMSERQEALAAAILQDPDVESLSSYVGVDGTNVTLNSGRFLINLKPRDSRTASASEIIRRLDSNTSKVAGISLYMQPVQDLSIESSSGLTQYQFILQNTNAALFDTWVPKLIDKLSASPALADVSSNLQQKGKAVYIDIDRATAARFGITPATVDNALYDAFGQRIVSTIYTQSNQYRVILEALPSLQQSVEALGSLRLPSSSGSTDQVPLSAIASFREQDSPLLISHLGQFPAATIAFNLAPGASLGEAVKAIKQAEQDLNLPDSFTTNFQGAALAFQSSLGNELFLLLAAVVAMYIVLGVLYESFIHPITILSTLPSAGLGALLALMLTGNDLDIIAIIGIVLLIGIVKKNAIMMIDFALDAEREEGMSPREAIHRACLLRFRPILMTTMAALLAGLPLMLGTGAGSELRHPLGVTIVGGLIVSQLLTLFTTPVIYLWFDRMGERLRHRFGRDRKNGPASDSDDGPVGGNDFPSGRDAR from the coding sequence ATGAATCCTTCTCGTATCTTTATCCTGCGCCCGGTCGGCACGGCGCTGCTGATGGCGGCAATCATGCTGGCCGGCTTGCTCGGCCTGCATTTCCTGCCCATCTCCGCGCTGCCGCAGGTCGAATACCCGACCATCCAGGTGCAGACGCTTTACCCCGGCGCTAGCCCGGAGGTGATGACCACGTCGGTGACCGCGCCGCTCGAACGACAGTTCGGGCAAATGGCCAGCCTGAATCAGATGTACTCGCAGAGCTCGGCGGGCGCCTCGGTGATCACGCTGCAGTTCGCGCTGGACATGCCGATCGATATCGCCGAGCAGGAAGTCCAGGCCGCGATCAACGCCGCGGGCAATCTGTTGCCGTCCGATCTGCCGGCGCCGCCGATCTATGCGAAGGTCAACCCCGCCGACGCGCCGATCATGACGCTGGCGCTGACGTCGAAGACCCTGCCGATGTCCAAGGTGGAAGACCTCGCCGATACGCGGATGGCGCAGAAGATTTCGCAGGTCGGCGGCGTCGGTCTGGTCAGCGTCGGCGGTGGGTTGCGGCCGTCCGTCCGGATCCAGGCGAATCCGCGGGCGCTGGCGTCCTATGGCTTGAATCTCGACGATCTGCGCACGACGCTGGCCAATCTGAACGTGAATACGCCGAAGGGCTCGTTCGACGGCCCCACGCGCTCGTACACGATCAACGCCAACGATCAGTTGCAAGATCCGGCCGAGTACGACAAGGCGGTGATCGCCTACCGTAGCGGCCGTCCGGTCATGCTGCGGGACGTGGCCACGGTGACGTCGGGCCCGGAGAACCGCTATCTGGCCTCCTGGATGAATGGCACGCCGGCCATCATCATGAACATCCAGCGTCAGCCCAGTGCCAATGTCATTCAGACCGCCGCCGGCATCCAGGCATTGCTGCCCAAGCTGAAAGCCACGCTGCCGGCCGATATCGATGTGCACGTGCTGAGCGATCAGACCGGTTCGATCAAGGCATCGGTACGCGACGTCCAGTTCGAATTATTGCTGTCGATCGCGCTCGTGGTCGCCGTGATCTACGTTTTCCTCGGTAGCCTGACGGCCACGTTGATTCCGTCGCTGTCGGTGCCGTTGTCCCTGGTCGGTACGCTGGGCGTGATGTATCTGTTCGGCTTCTCGCTCGACAATCTGTCCCTGATGGCCTTGACCATCGCCACCGGCTTCGTCGTCGACGATGCGATCGTGATGATCGAGAACATCGCGCGCTTCGTCGAAGAAGGCGATACCCCCTTGCATGCGGCACTGAAAGGCGCGCGTCAGATCGGCTTCACGATCATCTCCCTGACCGTGTCGCTGCTCGCCGTGCTGATTCCGCTGCTCTTCATGGGCGACGTGGTCGGTCGCCTGTTCTACGAATTCGCGGTGACGCTGGCGGTGACCATCGTCATCTCGGCGGTCGTCTCCCTGACGCTGGTCCCGATGCTGTGCGCGAAGTTGCTGCGCCCGGCGCCGTCGCACGATCGCGATGCCGACGGCGCGCTGCTGCCGCGCAAGCCGTCGCGCTTCGAACGCGCGTCGCACCGTTTCTTCGAGCGAATGATCGGCGGCTATGACCGGATGTTGAAGGTCGTCCTCGATCACCAGCCGCTGACCTTGCTGGTGGCGGTCGTGACGCTCGTGCTGACGGTCATCCTGTATATCGTCGTGCCGAAGGGCTTCTTTCCGGTCCAGGATACTGGGCAGATCCAGGCGACGTCGGTGGCGGGACAGTCGATTTCCTTCAAGGCGATGTCCGAGCGACAAGAAGCCCTCGCTGCGGCGATCCTGCAGGATCCCGACGTAGAGAGCCTGTCCTCCTATGTCGGCGTCGACGGTACCAATGTGACGCTGAACAGCGGACGTTTTCTGATCAATCTGAAACCGCGCGACTCGCGCACCGCGAGCGCCTCGGAGATCATCCGACGCCTCGACAGCAATACGTCGAAAGTGGCCGGCATTTCGCTGTATATGCAGCCGGTGCAGGATCTGTCGATCGAATCCAGCAGCGGGCTGACGCAGTACCAGTTCATCCTGCAAAACACCAATGCCGCGCTGTTCGATACCTGGGTGCCGAAACTGATCGACAAGTTGTCGGCCTCGCCGGCCTTGGCCGATGTCAGCAGCAATCTGCAGCAAAAAGGCAAGGCGGTCTATATCGATATCGATCGCGCGACGGCGGCACGCTTCGGCATCACGCCGGCCACCGTCGACAACGCGCTGTACGATGCCTTCGGTCAGCGTATCGTGTCGACCATCTACACGCAGTCGAACCAGTACCGCGTGATTCTGGAGGCCTTGCCGTCGCTGCAGCAGAGCGTCGAGGCACTCGGCTCCCTGCGCCTGCCCTCCTCTAGCGGTAGCACCGATCAAGTGCCGCTGTCGGCGATCGCCAGCTTCCGCGAACAGGATTCGCCGCTGCTGATCAGCCATCTCGGCCAGTTCCCGGCCGCGACGATCGCGTTCAATCTGGCACCTGGTGCCTCGCTCGGCGAAGCGGTGAAGGCGATCAAGCAAGCGGAACAGGACCTGAACCTGCCGGACTCGTTCACGACCAATTTCCAGGGCGCCGCCCTGGCGTTCCAATCGTCGCTGGGCAACGAGCTGTTCCTGTTGCTGGCGGCGGTGGTCGCGATGTATATCGTCCTCGGCGTGCTCTACGAGAGCTTCATCCATCCGATCACGATCCTGTCGACGCTGCCGTCGGCCGGCCTGGGCGCGCTGCTGGCCTTGATGCTGACCGGCAACGACCTCGACATCATCGCGATCATCGGCATCGTGCTGTTGATCGGGATCGTGAAGAAGAACGCCATCATGATGATCGACTTCGCCTTGGATGCGGAACGCGAGGAAGGCATGTCGCCGCGTGAGGCGATCCATCGCGCCTGCCTGCTGCGGTTCCGGCCGATTCTGATGACGACGATGGCGGCGCTGCTGGCCGGCCTGCCGCTGATGCTCGGCACCGGCGCCGGCTCCGAGTTGCGGCATCCGTTGGGCGTGACGATCGTCGGCGGCCTGATCGTCAGCCAGTTGCTGACGCTGTTCACGACGCCGGTGATCTATCTCTGGTTCGACCGGATGGGCGAGCGCCTGCGCCACCGCTTCGGCCGCGACCGGAAAAACGGCCCGGCGTCGGATTCCGACGATGGCCCGGTAGGAGGCAATGACTTCCCGAGCGGACGGGACGCACGATGA
- a CDS encoding ligase-associated DNA damage response exonuclease yields MPDDLIITTPRGLYCAAGDFYIDPWRPVERAIITHAHSDHARTGHGHYLANGDGAGVLRARLGEIDLQTLPYGERIRIGDVDLSFHPAGHVLGASQVRIAHRGEVWVASGDYKVAPDPTCAPFEAVRCDTFITESTFGLPIYRWDEPDVVFGELNRWWAENAAAGRPSVVFCYAFGKAQRLLASIDPSIGPIVCHGAVENLNAVYRESGVALPPTQRVMAETGKDRSAAGNLSRALIVAPPSAAGSPWLRRFNKHGAYRDAFASGWMRLRGARRRRGVDRGFVLSDHADWPGLLQAIGATGASRVIVTHGHTAPLVRWLSEHGYEAGNFETAYTGDEGAEEEAKDKAAVAEIDNRPDGGDVIEHDASTGARETTPK; encoded by the coding sequence TTGCCTGACGACCTCATCATCACCACGCCACGGGGCCTCTACTGCGCCGCTGGCGATTTTTATATCGATCCCTGGCGTCCCGTCGAACGCGCGATCATCACGCACGCCCATTCCGACCATGCCCGCACCGGCCATGGCCATTATCTGGCGAATGGCGACGGCGCCGGCGTCTTGCGAGCCCGCCTCGGTGAAATCGACTTGCAGACCTTGCCATACGGCGAACGCATCCGGATCGGCGACGTCGATCTGTCGTTTCACCCGGCTGGCCATGTCTTGGGCGCGTCGCAGGTCCGGATCGCGCACCGCGGTGAAGTCTGGGTTGCGTCCGGCGACTACAAGGTCGCCCCGGACCCGACATGCGCCCCGTTCGAAGCGGTGCGATGCGACACCTTCATTACCGAGTCCACCTTCGGGCTGCCGATCTATCGCTGGGACGAACCGGACGTGGTCTTCGGGGAATTGAACCGCTGGTGGGCGGAGAATGCCGCCGCCGGCAGACCGTCGGTCGTGTTCTGTTACGCGTTCGGCAAAGCGCAGCGCTTGCTCGCATCGATCGATCCCTCGATTGGCCCGATCGTCTGTCATGGTGCCGTCGAGAACCTGAACGCCGTCTATCGCGAAAGCGGCGTCGCGCTGCCACCCACGCAGCGCGTGATGGCGGAAACCGGCAAGGATCGGAGCGCCGCGGGCAACTTATCACGGGCACTGATCGTCGCGCCGCCCTCAGCGGCCGGCTCGCCCTGGTTACGTCGTTTCAACAAACATGGCGCGTATCGTGACGCCTTCGCTTCCGGATGGATGCGGCTACGTGGGGCGCGGCGCCGACGTGGGGTGGACCGTGGTTTCGTCCTCTCCGATCACGCGGACTGGCCCGGCCTGCTGCAGGCAATCGGTGCGACCGGCGCATCTCGTGTCATCGTGACCCATGGCCACACCGCGCCGCTGGTCCGCTGGCTGTCCGAGCACGGCTATGAAGCGGGGAATTTCGAGACCGCCTACACCGGCGACGAAGGCGCGGAAGAGGAAGCGAAAGACAAGGCGGCGGTGGCCGAGATCGATAACCGGCCCGATGGGGGCGACGTCATCGAACACGACGCATCCACCGGCGCGCGGGAGACGACGCCGAAATGA